In Streptomyces sp. NBC_00433, a single genomic region encodes these proteins:
- a CDS encoding YkvA family protein: MNDTEWLLVALLAVVAVVTLAIAIRVLLKLVRSRRLLKDSGIPMSTKTMFWGSIVYLVWPVDLLPDPIYLDDIGFLLLALRSLHAAARKAGVRYALPAAERGEAGRKARK; encoded by the coding sequence ATGAACGACACGGAGTGGTTGCTCGTCGCCCTGCTGGCCGTGGTCGCGGTCGTCACGCTGGCGATCGCGATCAGGGTGCTGCTCAAGCTCGTCCGCTCACGGCGGCTGCTGAAGGACTCCGGCATCCCGATGTCCACCAAGACGATGTTCTGGGGATCCATCGTCTATCTCGTCTGGCCCGTGGACCTGCTGCCGGACCCCATCTACCTCGACGACATCGGCTTCCTGCTGCTGGCCCTGCGCTCCCTGCACGCGGCCGCCAGGAAGGCGGGCGTACGCTACGCGCTCCCCGCGGCTGAGCGGGGTGAAGCGGGCCGCAAGGCGCGCAAGTAG
- a CDS encoding ATP-binding protein translates to MELPPAIPYDDALPPEVRVDFDGSSGCIAEARDAADLFLRHHAPHGRGTFHGDVLLVVSELVTNAVRHAPGPLTLRVGLLPGGIGISVRDTSPSLPRARTPDRTGGRGWFIVQSLARRVHVDPRPGGKTVRAELDW, encoded by the coding sequence ATGGAACTCCCGCCGGCCATTCCGTACGACGACGCTCTTCCCCCGGAAGTGCGCGTGGACTTCGACGGCTCGTCCGGCTGCATCGCCGAGGCGCGGGATGCCGCCGACCTCTTCCTGCGCCACCACGCCCCGCACGGCCGCGGCACCTTCCACGGCGACGTCCTGCTGGTGGTCTCCGAACTGGTCACCAATGCCGTCCGCCACGCCCCCGGGCCGCTCACCCTGAGGGTCGGCCTGCTGCCCGGCGGGATCGGGATCAGCGTGCGGGACACCAGCCCCAGCCTCCCGCGCGCGCGGACCCCCGACCGGACCGGCGGCCGCGGCTGGTTCATCGTCCAGAGCCTCGCCCGCCGGGTGCATGTCGACCCACGGCCGGGCGGCAAGACCGTACGGGCCGAGCTGGACTGGTAG
- a CDS encoding STAS domain-containing protein yields MIGPSFRVGAALDAGMPRLRLLGELDLDGTADLRAALAECFARRPDRVVVDMRGLRFCDCAGLNVLLEAKATADSIGTELRMEGACPQVARLFALTGAGGLLYRAGVPRLPPRIA; encoded by the coding sequence GTGATCGGCCCGTCGTTCCGCGTCGGCGCCGCACTCGACGCCGGTATGCCCCGCCTCCGGCTCCTCGGCGAGCTGGACCTCGACGGGACCGCGGATCTGCGGGCCGCGCTGGCCGAGTGCTTCGCGCGGCGGCCGGACCGTGTCGTGGTCGACATGCGGGGCCTGCGCTTCTGCGACTGCGCGGGGCTCAACGTGCTGCTGGAGGCCAAGGCCACGGCGGACAGCATCGGCACCGAGCTGCGCATGGAGGGCGCCTGCCCGCAGGTGGCCCGGCTGTTCGCCCTCACCGGCGCCGGCGGACTGCTGTACCGCGCCGGCGTGCCGCGTCTGCCACCGAGGATCGCCTGA
- a CDS encoding response regulator transcription factor: MPAAPPNAPAAAPRSAGEPVTILLVEDHDMVAEAIRLALDSTGDLEVVGRSLSVEEALADVARLRPAVVVLDRRLPDGDGIAAIGPLKAAAPGTRVLVLTGEATPAVAARVAAAGGSGLILKVGSLGELKDGVRLVAAGEVAFSKGLLGEALERLTGQSADLGSTLTPRERETLDLLGDGLGTAEISRRLGVALNTARNHVQRVLEKLGARSQLEAVAVARREGLLR; the protein is encoded by the coding sequence ATGCCCGCCGCACCGCCGAACGCACCGGCCGCCGCGCCGCGTTCCGCCGGTGAGCCCGTCACCATCCTGCTCGTCGAGGACCACGACATGGTGGCCGAGGCCATCCGGCTCGCCCTCGACAGCACCGGCGACCTGGAAGTGGTCGGCCGCAGCCTGTCGGTGGAGGAGGCGCTGGCGGACGTCGCCCGGCTGCGCCCGGCCGTGGTGGTGCTGGACCGGCGGCTGCCCGACGGTGACGGCATCGCCGCCATCGGCCCGCTCAAGGCCGCCGCGCCCGGCACCCGCGTCCTGGTGCTGACCGGCGAGGCGACACCGGCGGTGGCCGCCCGCGTCGCCGCGGCAGGCGGCTCGGGACTCATACTCAAGGTCGGCAGCCTGGGAGAGCTCAAGGACGGAGTACGCCTGGTGGCGGCGGGCGAGGTCGCCTTCAGCAAGGGCCTGCTCGGCGAAGCGCTGGAGCGGCTGACCGGGCAGTCCGCCGACCTGGGCAGCACCCTCACCCCGCGCGAGCGCGAGACCCTCGACCTGCTCGGCGACGGCCTGGGCACCGCCGAGATCAGCCGGCGGCTCGGCGTGGCCCTCAACACCGCGCGCAACCATGTCCAGCGCGTCCTGGAGAAGCTCGGCGCCCGCTCCCAGCTGGAAGCGGTCGCCGTGGCCCGCCGCGAGGGCCTGCTCCGGTGA
- a CDS encoding PAS domain-containing sensor histidine kinase, whose translation MTAKSPAGGGGPAANETAFTLLVTSVLDYGIFMLDPGGHVSTWNAGAERIKGYRAEDIIGRHFSVFYPPEEIAARKPHLELEAAVADGRLEDEGWRIRKDGSRFWANVVITALFDETGELRGFGKVTRDMTERRAAEQELTDRRRLFSHLVQAQELERRRIAWDVHDDSIQAMAAVSMRLQSLAERAGEPHADELLRLDASVREAVGRLRNLTFRLQPPGIDRHGLVEVLSQYLIDVVGGWGLEASLDHDLAGEPAPETAITIFRIVQEALLNVRKHARASSVRVSVTNGNGGVLVRVADDGTGEPAAPHGLRKHFGLLEMRERAETAGGWWTLHSEPGTGTTVEFWTPDRPVGGPLGSLGYRTGSQGPP comes from the coding sequence GTGACCGCGAAGAGCCCCGCTGGGGGCGGCGGCCCCGCCGCGAACGAGACGGCCTTCACCCTGCTGGTCACGAGCGTCCTGGACTACGGCATCTTCATGCTCGACCCCGGCGGCCATGTGTCCACCTGGAATGCCGGAGCCGAGCGGATCAAGGGCTACCGGGCCGAGGACATCATCGGCAGGCACTTCTCGGTCTTCTACCCTCCCGAGGAGATCGCCGCCCGCAAGCCCCACCTGGAGCTGGAGGCGGCCGTCGCCGACGGCCGGCTGGAGGACGAGGGCTGGCGCATCCGCAAGGACGGCTCCCGCTTCTGGGCCAACGTCGTGATCACCGCGCTCTTCGACGAGACCGGCGAGCTGCGCGGCTTCGGCAAGGTCACCCGGGACATGACCGAGCGCCGTGCCGCAGAGCAGGAACTCACCGACCGCCGCCGCCTTTTCTCCCATCTGGTGCAGGCGCAGGAGCTGGAGCGCCGCCGTATCGCCTGGGACGTGCACGACGACTCCATCCAGGCCATGGCCGCCGTCAGCATGCGGCTGCAAAGCCTCGCCGAGCGGGCCGGCGAGCCGCACGCTGACGAGCTCCTCCGGCTCGACGCCTCGGTGCGCGAGGCGGTGGGCCGGCTGCGCAACCTCACCTTCCGGCTCCAGCCGCCCGGCATCGACCGGCACGGCCTGGTCGAGGTGCTGTCGCAGTACCTCATCGACGTCGTCGGGGGCTGGGGGCTCGAGGCGTCCCTGGACCACGACCTGGCCGGCGAACCGGCTCCCGAGACCGCGATCACCATCTTCCGCATCGTGCAGGAGGCGCTGCTGAACGTGCGCAAGCACGCCCGTGCAAGCTCGGTGAGGGTCAGCGTCACGAACGGGAACGGCGGTGTGCTCGTCCGGGTCGCCGACGACGGCACCGGAGAACCGGCCGCCCCGCACGGGCTGCGCAAGCACTTCGGGCTGCTGGAGATGCGCGAGCGCGCCGAGACCGCCGGCGGCTGGTGGACGCTGCACAGCGAACCGGGCACCGGCACCACGGTGGAGTTCTGGACGCCCGACCGCCCGGTCGGCGGGCCCCTCGGGAGCCTCGGCTACCGGACCGGCTCCCAGGGTCCGCCGTGA
- a CDS encoding RNA polymerase sigma factor SigF, with amino-acid sequence MAASPTAGQVGELPWIEDAAKVAPKDARSLSKVFFDRLQHVEEGTAEYSYARNTLIEMNMSLVHFSARRFRGRGPEEWEDILQVGTIGLIKAIDRFELSREVEFTTFAVPYIVGEMKRFFRDTTWAVHVPRRLQELRVELAKARDHLTALLDAPPSVAELAAYLELSEEEVIEGLVASNGYTAGSIDLPTGDTEDTGSEAGRSYAETLGAWDPAMELVEDFQTLAPLLGKLNERERTILQLRFGQEMTQADIGVQLGYSQMHVSRLLTRTLKKLRSGMLAG; translated from the coding sequence GTGGCGGCTTCCCCCACAGCCGGGCAGGTCGGTGAGCTTCCCTGGATCGAGGACGCCGCCAAGGTCGCCCCGAAGGACGCGCGGTCGTTGTCGAAGGTGTTCTTCGACCGGCTGCAGCATGTGGAAGAGGGCACCGCGGAGTATTCCTACGCGCGGAACACCCTGATCGAGATGAACATGTCCCTGGTGCACTTCAGCGCCCGCCGCTTCCGGGGCCGCGGCCCCGAGGAGTGGGAGGACATCCTCCAGGTCGGCACCATCGGGCTGATCAAGGCCATCGACCGCTTCGAACTGAGCCGCGAGGTGGAGTTCACCACCTTCGCCGTGCCCTACATCGTCGGCGAGATGAAGCGCTTCTTCCGCGACACCACCTGGGCCGTGCACGTACCGCGCCGCCTCCAGGAGCTGCGGGTCGAGCTGGCCAAGGCCCGCGACCACCTCACCGCCCTCCTGGACGCCCCGCCCAGCGTCGCCGAACTGGCCGCCTACCTCGAACTCAGCGAGGAAGAGGTCATCGAGGGCCTGGTGGCCTCCAACGGCTACACCGCGGGCAGCATCGACCTGCCCACCGGCGACACCGAGGACACCGGCTCGGAGGCAGGACGCTCCTACGCGGAGACCCTCGGCGCCTGGGACCCGGCCATGGAGCTCGTCGAGGACTTCCAGACCCTCGCCCCGCTGCTCGGCAAGCTGAACGAACGCGAGCGCACCATCCTCCAGCTCCGCTTCGGCCAGGAAATGACCCAGGCCGACATCGGCGTGCAGCTCGGCTACTCCCAGATGCACGTCTCCCGCCTGCTCACCCGCACGCTGAAGAAGCTCCGCAGCGGAATGCTGGCCGGCTAG
- a CDS encoding SDR family oxidoreductase has translation MARRWLVTGCSSGLGHALAAAAAAAGDSVLATARKPAALDELRRRYPDRIVTAALDVCDPGECEAAVALAVDRLGGVDVLVNNAGTGLFGAVEEVSDQELREQLETLVVGPWRLTRLVLPLMRAQGSGHVVNISSLAGRMALPGLSAYVTAKHALEGLSQALASEVGGLGIRVTILEPGQFASRYGSSLTEARGRVAAYDPVTGPVREGLRGMEGNAGLGDPDHFAEVVLRIVAADRTPLRVPVGSDAHTYLTAYDEAHRADFETARAFTLDPS, from the coding sequence ATGGCACGTCGATGGCTGGTGACGGGTTGTTCTTCGGGTCTTGGCCATGCGCTGGCGGCCGCGGCGGCCGCCGCGGGTGACTCCGTTCTCGCGACGGCCCGCAAACCGGCGGCCCTGGACGAGCTCCGGCGCCGGTATCCCGACCGCATCGTCACGGCCGCCCTCGACGTGTGCGACCCGGGGGAGTGCGAAGCCGCCGTGGCCCTGGCGGTCGACCGGCTCGGCGGGGTGGACGTCCTGGTGAACAACGCCGGCACCGGACTCTTCGGCGCCGTGGAGGAGGTCTCCGACCAGGAACTGCGCGAGCAGCTGGAAACCCTGGTGGTCGGCCCCTGGCGGCTGACCCGGCTGGTCCTCCCGCTGATGCGGGCCCAGGGCTCCGGCCACGTCGTCAACATCTCGTCGCTCGCCGGCCGGATGGCACTGCCCGGCCTGTCGGCCTATGTCACGGCCAAACACGCGCTCGAAGGCCTGAGCCAGGCACTGGCGTCAGAGGTGGGCGGTCTCGGTATCCGTGTCACGATCCTCGAACCCGGCCAGTTCGCCAGCCGCTACGGCAGTTCCCTGACCGAGGCCCGCGGCCGCGTCGCCGCGTACGACCCCGTGACCGGGCCCGTACGCGAGGGGCTGCGCGGCATGGAGGGCAACGCCGGCCTGGGCGACCCGGACCATTTCGCGGAGGTCGTGCTGCGGATCGTCGCCGCGGACCGCACCCCGCTGCGCGTCCCGGTCGGCTCCGACGCGCACACCTACCTGACGGCCTACGACGAGGCGCACCGCGCGGACTTCGAGACGGCGCGGGCCTTCACCCTCGACCCGTCCTGA
- a CDS encoding TraR/DksA C4-type zinc finger protein, with translation MSDSHGNHPVDPAEEAAATRERLAAAQAATSAQITALSRDYEGIVEANALIAVDDEHDPEGSSTAFERAHIGSLLAQARDHLAALDLALERLEEGGYGRCEVCGEPIPPERLEVLPAAATCVRCAAARAR, from the coding sequence ATGAGCGATTCGCACGGAAATCACCCTGTCGACCCCGCGGAGGAGGCCGCCGCCACCCGCGAGCGCCTGGCGGCGGCGCAGGCGGCCACGAGCGCGCAGATCACGGCCCTGAGCCGGGACTACGAGGGGATAGTCGAGGCCAACGCCCTGATCGCGGTCGACGACGAGCACGACCCCGAGGGGTCGAGCACCGCCTTCGAGCGGGCCCACATCGGCTCCCTGCTGGCGCAGGCCCGCGACCACCTCGCCGCTCTCGACCTGGCGCTGGAGCGGCTCGAAGAAGGCGGCTACGGGCGGTGCGAGGTCTGCGGCGAGCCGATCCCGCCGGAGCGCCTCGAAGTGCTCCCGGCGGCGGCGACCTGCGTCCGGTGCGCCGCGGCCCGCGCCCGCTGA
- a CDS encoding YihY/virulence factor BrkB family protein, producing MATGEGVSTGEPGKSGGKPRRRASRVVAVFGMCRNLVRALAAAWDKDATERAAALTYYAVLALFPALLMTLSLVGLTGSPDGSGVPGGLEVLMPGQSRPLVADALRHMAEDASGTTSLAAVSGAGAAWAACSYAAVFRRALHHIHGVADHRPAWRAAPRVVITALMLLVLLACSTICVVVTGEFAHRAGDLFHLGKPAVSAWRALRWPVLVAVAAATVLILFRSGPPTARGLRATAPGGGVAVGLWLLTSAGFATYTARLGTYDRLYGQLSGAVAFLVWLWFSNLALLVGAHYNAERACRLAALSRRGGADEAAPPAREAGVKPRKGAAPVAEASVAGPRRTRARRSARE from the coding sequence GTGGCGACTGGCGAAGGCGTGTCGACCGGCGAGCCGGGGAAGTCCGGCGGGAAACCCCGGCGGCGGGCGTCACGGGTGGTCGCGGTGTTCGGGATGTGCAGGAACCTCGTACGCGCCCTGGCAGCGGCCTGGGACAAGGACGCGACCGAGCGGGCCGCCGCGCTCACCTACTACGCGGTGCTGGCCCTCTTCCCCGCCCTGCTGATGACCCTGTCCCTGGTCGGGCTGACCGGCAGCCCCGACGGCAGCGGGGTCCCCGGCGGGCTCGAAGTGCTGATGCCGGGGCAGTCGCGGCCGCTGGTGGCCGACGCGCTGCGGCACATGGCCGAGGACGCCTCGGGCACCACCTCGCTCGCGGCGGTCAGCGGGGCGGGCGCCGCCTGGGCCGCGTGCAGCTATGCCGCGGTCTTCCGGCGGGCACTGCACCACATCCACGGCGTCGCCGACCACCGGCCCGCCTGGCGTGCCGCGCCGCGCGTCGTGATCACCGCGCTCATGCTGCTCGTCCTGCTGGCGTGCAGCACCATCTGCGTGGTCGTCACCGGCGAATTCGCCCACCGGGCGGGCGACCTGTTCCACCTCGGCAAGCCGGCGGTGTCGGCATGGCGAGCGCTGCGCTGGCCGGTCCTGGTCGCCGTGGCCGCGGCGACCGTGCTGATCCTCTTCCGCTCGGGTCCGCCCACGGCACGGGGCCTGCGGGCGACCGCGCCGGGCGGCGGCGTGGCGGTCGGCCTGTGGCTGCTCACCTCGGCCGGCTTCGCGACGTACACCGCCCGCCTGGGCACGTACGACCGGCTCTACGGCCAGCTGTCCGGCGCTGTCGCCTTCCTGGTGTGGCTGTGGTTCAGCAATCTCGCGCTGCTGGTCGGGGCGCACTACAACGCCGAGCGGGCTTGCCGGCTCGCCGCCCTGTCGCGGCGCGGCGGCGCGGACGAGGCGGCGCCACCCGCCCGCGAGGCCGGCGTCAAGCCGCGCAAGGGGGCGGCCCCCGTCGCGGAGGCGAGCGTGGCCGGCCCACGCCGGACGCGCGCACGGCGCTCGGCGCGCGAATAG